A genomic window from Cucumis melo cultivar AY chromosome 8, USDA_Cmelo_AY_1.0, whole genome shotgun sequence includes:
- the LOC103491359 gene encoding protein FRIGIDA → MAATVDSFKDEEHSEAVSRLVEGPCQLRELGSESNPQQPPFKLLKNSYFDELGSLSTAIHAFQCRFNELQDHLCFIHNAIDARSKQHMSSSNSLLDNHSQLLSSLSFKSSTLVPTAESGRNPVYSSTHPSRSPRSNLPETRTYSGKVDGKEGVDKQTESSSLSELEHLCQTMCSRGLRKYIVSHLSDLANLRHEIPLALKCAPNPAKLVFDCIGRFYLQGSKAYTKDSPMIPARQASILILELFLISGAAETKNDKRTEIESSLKVEADLAAIAWRKRLITESGSCQASDIDARGLLLFLASFGIPTVFTNDDLRDLLRSSNSKGLSNALCHSHCLRTRIPDIIKGMTKSSKNIEAVDIIYAFGMEDVFPPQEILLSFLQECDETWKKRINEVRGSTMQLRRVSEEKLASLKCVLKCLEDHKLDPVKSLPGWKIHEMIKNLEKDIVELRKRMEDNASLKRKTDEASTQKYLSQEIKRSRLASKGGFPVMSYPVNGLLEQNAATFLEDKSCFSTSSSSMPQKLLDGGRASQLGNYQIASSLRGPGLLETTVLPADIGSGITNAAASFPRGMGRGRDSNEASIYKMGPTRELAYKDISVGQSFIQQAMPTLATTPTPPPTTVEPYSAVDGFMGHSTSNNFDLYHFADAAVFENDLPKNSTSQTGTLSRLRLPHNHHPPYFYN, encoded by the exons ATGGCTGCTACTGTCGATTCCTTCAAGGACGAAGAGCATTCAGAGGCTGTTTCACGATTGGTGGAAGGCCCATGCCAATTACGAGAACTCGGTTCAGAATCAAACCCTCAACAACCTCCTTTTAAGCTTCTGaaaaattcatattttgatGAACTTGGCAGCCTATCGACTGCAATACATGCATTCCAATGTCGCTTTAATGAATTGCAAGACCATCTATGTTTCATTCACAACGCCATAGATGCACGTTCGAAACAACATATGTCCTCATCCAACTCTCTGCTAGATAATCATTCACAACTGCTATCTTCCTTATCCTTCAAGTCTTCTACTCTCGTCCCAACCGCAGAAAGTGGACGAAATCCTGTTTATTCGAGCACCCATCCGTCGCGTAGTCCTAGAAGCAATCTCCCTGAAACTCGTACCTATTCTGGCAAAGTTGATGGTAAAGAAGGCGTTGATAAGCAAACAGAATCCTCCTCTCTCTCCGAGCTTGAGCATCTCTGCCAAACCATGTGTAGCCGTGGCCTACGCAAGTACATAGTTTCTCATCTATCGGACCTCGCTAACCTCCGTCATGAAATTCCGCTCGCTCTAAAATGTGCTCCTAACCCGGCCAAACTCGTGTTCGATTGCATTGGCCGCTTTTATCTTCAGGGCAGCAAAGCCTACACCAAGGACTCTCCTATGATTCCTGCTAGACAAGCCTCCATCCTCATCCTAGAACTTTTTCTGATCTCAGGTGCAGCTGAGACCAAAAATGACAAAAGAACAGAAATTGAGTCCTCCTTGAAGGTGGAAGCTGACCTTGCTGCCATTGCCTGGAGGAAAAGACTTATTACTGAAAGTGGTTCTTGTCAGGCTAGCGATATAGATGCCAGGGGTTTGCTTCTTTTTCTTGCGTCTTTTGGAATTCCTACTGTATTTACAAACGATGATTTAAGGGATCTCTTACGATCAAGTAACTCAAAGGGGCTATCGAATGCCCTTTGCCATTCACATTGTCTTCGTACACGCATTCCAG ACATTATAAAGGGGATGACGAAGAGCAGTAAGAATATTGAAGCTGTTGATATTATTTATGCTTTTGGTATGGAGGATGTATTTCCACCACAGGAAATTCTGTTGTCATTTCTCCAAGAGTGTGATGAAACGtggaaaaaaagaataaatgaaGTACGAGGTTCAACCATGCAACTG AGACGGGTGAGTGAAGAGAAATTAGCTTCTCTGAAATGTGTTCTCAAATGTTTGGAAGATCACAAGTTGGATCCTGTGAAGTCTCTTCCTGGATGGAAAATTCACGAAATGATAAAAAACTTGGAGAAGGATATTGTGGAACTTAGGAAAAGAATGGAAGATAATGCGAGTCTGAAGAGAAAAACAGACGAAGCTTCCACACAGAAGTATCTGAGTCAGGAAATAAAGCGGTCGCGATTGGCAAGTAAGGGAGGATTCCCTGTTATGTCTTATCCAGTCAATGGTTTGTTGGAACAAAATGCAGCTACGTTTTTGGAGGACAAGAGCTGTTTCAGTACTAGTAGTAGTTCAATGCCACAAAAGTTATTGGATGGTGGACGTGCTTCTCAGTTAGGTAATTACCAAATTGCTTCGTCTTTGCGTGGACCTGGTTTGCTTGAAACTACAGTTTTGCCTGCGGATATTGGTAGTGGTATCACCAATGCTGCTGCCTCATTCCCCAGAGGAATGGGAAGGGGAAGGGACAGCAACGAGGCTTCCATTTACAAAATGGGGCCAACTCGTGAGTTAGCTTATAAAGATATATCAGTTGGGCAAAGCTTTATTCAACAAGCTATGCCTACACTTGCAACAACCCCTACGCCACCGCCAACAACCGTGGAGCCTTATTCAGCTGTAGATGGGTTCATGGGACACTCAACGAGCAATAATTTTGATCTCTATCATTTTGCTGATGCAGCTGTGTTCGAAAATGATCTGCCCAAGAACAGCACCAGTCAAACTGGCACTTTGTCTCGCCTTCGGCTGCCCCATAATCACCATCCTCCCTACTTTTACAATTGA